From the genome of Spinacia oleracea cultivar Varoflay chromosome 2, BTI_SOV_V1, whole genome shotgun sequence, one region includes:
- the LOC110803459 gene encoding anthocyanidin 3-O-glucosyltransferase 7: protein MEHPPPPPPPPRRHVAVCAFPFGTHAAPLLHLVKHLATASPDTRFSFLNTATSNSALFTKSDPSSNIIPCNLNEEEGGSRNGNPFVRFIETAGVSFRRRMEVAEEEAGGVKISCVISDAFLWFCGEIVDEEKEKGNNLCSWIAVWTSNVASISAAFHTDVLRTKYGVVKQGIEGREDEVIDCVPGFSNIRVKDILDCVPGMLSETINSAFDQMTYKMALSLPKADGVVVNSFEKLSPTITNDLKSKMKLLCIGPFPSIFPPQIVTDKYECLPWLDKQKEKSVVYISFGTVATPPPHEFLALVEALEGGEFPFLWSMNDSNKGLLPLGFVDRVREDEAFGKIVEWAPQMKVLGHPSVGGFVTHCGWNSILESMVNGVPLICRPMLGDQKVNQRFIESVFGVGVGLEGGVFTKSGAIKALHRVLSSDQGKEMRRNVQVLRGLAEESTKQGGSSIENLNALIKLVQSA from the exons atggaacaccctcctcctcctcctcctcctcctcgccGCCATGTCGCGGTGTGCGCATTCCCCTTCGGAACGCACGCCGCCCCACTCCTCCACCTCGTAAAACACCTAGCCACCGCCTCACCCGACACCCGCTTCTCCTTTCTCAACACCGCCACCTCCAATTCCGCCTTGTTCACCAAATCCGATCCTTCTTCTAACATTATCCCCTGCAACCTCAATGAGGAGGAAGGGGGAAGCCGAAACGGAAACCCATTTGTGCGGTTTATTGAGACGGCGGGAGTGAGTTTTCGACGGCGGATGGAGGTGGCGGAGGAGGAAGCTGGTGGTGTGAAGATTAGTTGTGTGATTTCTGACGCTTTTTTATGGTTTTGTGGTGAGATTGTTGATGAGGAGAAAGAGAAGGGTAATAATTTGTGTAGTTGGATTGCTGTTTGGACTTCTAATGTTGCAAGTATTTCTGCTGCTTTTCATACTGATGTTCTTCGTACCAAATATGGCGTTGTCAAACAAG GAATCGAAGGCCGAGAAGATGAAGTAATAGATTGTGTACCTGGATTTTCAAATATTCGAGTTAAAGACATACTAGATTGTGTCCCTGGAATGCTCTCAGAAACTATAAACTCAGCATTTGATCAAATGACATACAAAATGGCATTGAGTCTGCCTAAAGCTGATGGTGTTGTAGTAAACTCTTTTGAAAAACTATCACCCACAATCACAAATGACCTAAAATCCAAAATGAAATTGCTCTGTATTGGACCCTTTCCTTCAATATTCCCACCTCAAATTGTTACAGACAAATATGAGTGTCTACCATGGTTAGACAAACAGAAAGAGAAATCTGTTGTGTATATTAGTTTTGGCACGGTCGCCACTCCACCACCACACGAGTTTCTAGCCCTCGTAGAAGCTCTCGAGGGTGGCGAGTTCCCCTTCTTATGGTCGATGAACGACTCGAATAAGGGGCTTTTACCGTTAGGGTTCGTGGATCGTGTTAGGGAAGATGAGGCTTTTGGGAAGATCGTGGAATGGGCCCCACAAATGAAGGTGTTAGGACATCCTTCTGTAGGTGGGTTTGTAACGCATTGTGGATGGAACTCGATATTGGAGAGTATGGTGAACGGAGTGCCTCTTATATGTAGGCCGATGCTTGGGGACCAGAAGGTGAATCAAAGGTTTATTGAGAGCgtgtttggagttggggttggATTAGAAGGCGGAGTTTTTACAAAGAGTGGAGCGATCAAGGCGTTGCATCGAGTTTTGTCGAGCGATCAAGGGAAGGAGATGAGGAGGAATGTACAAGTGTTGAGAGGGTTGGCTGAAGAGAGTACTAAACAAGGTGGTAGCTCAATTGAGAACCTTAATGCTTTGATAAAACTAGTTCAAAGTGCTTAA
- the LOC110803453 gene encoding zinc protease PQQL-like, producing MDLLPAETPELAKKHGFRSLKLVNIDMEQPLGEKPYGVDYGRLDNGLTYYVRSNSKPKMRAALALVVKAGSVLEEEDERGVAHIVEHLAFNATTKYTNHDIVKFMESIGAEFGACQNAMTSADDTVYELFVPVDKPELLPQAISVLAEFSSEIRVSPEDLEKERGAVMEEYRGSRNANGRMQESHWALMMEGSKYAERLPIGTEKVIRTVSAATVKQFYKKWYHLQHMALIAVGDFPSTEGVVELIRVHFGQKSSSHEPPDIPNFPVPSHDEPRFSCFIESEAAGSAVMISCKRPSQELKTIKDYRDLLVESLFLLALNQRLFKVSRRRDPPFHSCSAAADDLVYPIKAYIMTSSCKENGTIEALEAMLMELARIHLHGFSEREISIVRALLLSGIESAYLERDQIQSTSLRDEYVQHFLCNEPVVGIEFEAQLQKTLLPSISVAEVATYAQKFCTTCNCVIKAIEPQATVTLDDLKNAVAKITCLEEGGNISAWDEEQVPEEIVTIKPSSGSVDQQQEFAEINVTELILSNGMRVCYKCTDLLDDQVLISGCSYGGLSELSEADYISCSMGSTIAGELGKFGHKPSVLMDMLAGKRAEVGTKLGPYMRNFSADCSPTDLETALQLVYQLFMTNVEPREEEVKKVMEMAEEAVRAQERDPYTAFENRVREINYGNSYFFRPIRISDLKRVDAYKACEYFSNCFKDPSTFTVVIVGNLDPATARPLILQYLGGIPKPPVPVLQFSRDNLNGLPFTFPDNIIREIVRRPMVEAQCSVQLCFPVELKNGDMIEEIHFVGFLSKLLETKMIQVLRFKHGQIYSAGVSVFLGGNKPSRTGDVRGDISINFSCDPSVASTLVDLALDEVLHLQNEGPSNEDISTILEIEQRAHENGLQENYYWLERIIRSYQSRVYSGDLGSSFQIQDEARLRVRTSLTPLTSKFALQRILPFPCRKKYTVVILVPQTRRFQLLSSFFWESYPSTKYAVGIAGLTILTLALWRYSRSKH from the exons ATGGATTTGCTGCCGGCAGAGACGCCGGAACTTGCGAAGAAACATGGATTCCGATCACTGAAACTGGTGAACATCGACATGGAGCAGCCGCTCGGTGAAAAACCATACGGCGTAGACTACGGTAGGCTCGACAATGGCCTCACTTATTACGTTCGATCCAATTCTAAGCCCAAAATGCGCGCTGCTCTTGCTCTCGTCGTCAAGGCTGG CTCAGTTTTGGAAGAGGAAGATGAAAGAGGAGTTGCTCACATAGTTGAACATCTAGCTTTCAATGCAACTACAAAATATACAAATCATGACATTGTCAAGTTTATGGAAAGCATTGGAGCAGAGTTTGGTGCTTGCCAGAATGCCATGACTTCAGCCGATGATACTGTTTATGAGCTGTTTGTCCCTGTAGACAAACCAGAGTTATTACCACAGGCTATATCAGTCTTAGCAGAGTTTAGTAGTGAG ATTCGGGTCTCACCAGAAGACTTGGAGAAAGAGAGAGGGGCTGTGATGGAAGAGTATAGGGGAAGCCGAAATGCCAATGGTCGAATGCAGGAATCACATTGGGCTTTGATGATGGAAGGTTCTAAG TATGCGGAGCGCTTGCCAATTGGAACGGAAAAAGTTATCCGAACAGTTTCTGCTGCAACCGTGAAGCAGTTCTATAAGAAGTGGTACCATTTACAGCATATGGCATTGATAGCTGTTGGAGACTTTCCCAGCACAGAG GGTGTAGTTGAATTGATAAGGGTGCACTTTGGACAGAAAAGTTCATCTCATGAACCTCCGGATATACCTAATTTTCCAGTTCCATCGCATGACGAGCCGCGTTTTTCATGTTTCATTGAATCTGAAGCTGCTGGG TCTGCAGTAATGATCAGCTGTAAAAGGCCATCACAAGAGCTAAAGACTATAAAGGACTACAGGGATTTGCTTGTGGAGTCCTTGTTCCTTCTAGCATTAAACCAGAGACTGTTCAAAGTTTCTCGTAGGAGAGACCCACCTTTTCATTCTTGCTCTGCTGCGGCGGATGATCTAGTATATCCAATTAAAGCTTATATAATGACTTCATCTTGTAAAGAGAATGGAACAATTGAAGCTTTGGAGGCGATGCTCATGGAG cttGCAAGGATTCACCTGCATGGATTTTCAGAGCGTGAAATATCCATTGTTCGGGCTTTACTATTATCTGGGATTGAATCTGCTTATCTGGAGCGTGATCAAATACAATCAACCAGCTTAAGGGATGAATATGTGCAG CACTTTCTCTGCAATGAACCTGTTGTTGGAATTGAATTTGAGGCACAACTTCAAAAAACTCTTCTACCAT CTATATCTGTGGCTGAGGTAGCCACATATGCTCAGAAGTTTTGCACGACATGCAATTGCGTCATTAAGGCAATTGAGCCTCAGGCTACTGTAACTTTAGATGACCTCAAAAATGCTGTGGCAAAAATCACCTGCCTTGAGGAAGGAGGAAACATCTCGGCTTGGGATGAAGAGCAAGTTCCTGAAGAAATAGTTACTATTAAGCCAAGTTCTGG GAGTGTTGATCAGCAGCAAGAATTTGCAGAAATCAACGTCACTGAGCTAATTTTATCAAATGGCATGAGAGTTTGCTATAAGTGTACTGACCTCCTTGATGATCAG GTTCTTATAAGTGGGTGCTCTTATGGAGGTCTTTCAGAACTCTCAGAAGCTGATTATATTTCATGTTCCATGGGTTCGACCATTGCTGGTGAACTTGGTAAGTTTGGCCATAAACCATCAGTGCTGATGGACATGCTTGCTGGTAAGAGGGCTGAGGTTGGAACAAAACTAGGACCATATATGAGAAACTTTTCTGCTGACTGTTCACCAACAGATCTGGAGACTGCACTACAG CTTGTTTATCAGCTTTTTATGACAAATGTGGAGCCAAGAGAGGAGGAAGTTAAAAAAGTGATGGAAATGGCAGAAGAAGCTGTCCGTGCTCAGGAGAGAGATCCATATACTGCATTTGAAAACCGTGTGAGGGAGATAAATTATGGAAACTCATACTTCTTTAGG CCTATCagaattagcgatctaaaaagGGTTGATGCTTATAAAGCATGTGAGTATTTCAGCAACTGTTTCAAAGATCCATCAACTTTTACGGTTGTGATTGTCGGCAATCTTGATCCTGCTACTGCTCGTCCATTGATATTGCAGTACTTG GGTGGAATACCAAAGCCTCCTGTCCCAGTTTTGCAGTTCAGTCGTGATAACCTCAATGGCCTGCCCTTCACTTTCCCTGATAACATAATCAG GGAAATTGTCCGTAGACCTATGGTGGAAGCACAGTGCTCAGTGCAGTTATGTTTTCCTGTAGAATTGAAGAATGGGGACATG ATTGAAGAGATTCACTTTGTTGGATTTCTGAGTAAATTGCTGGAGACAAAGATGATACAAGTACTCCGCTTTAAACATGGGCAG ATTTACTCTGCAGGTGTGTCTGTATTCTTGGGGGGAAACAAGCCATCAAGAACTGGTGACGTACGCGGGGACATTAGCATAAACTTTTCTTGTGATCCTTCAGTGGCTTCAACTCTG GTTGACCTGGCATTAGATGAGGTTTTGCATCTGCAGAATGAAGGCCCTTCAAATGAAGATATCTCAACCATACTTGAAATTGAGCAGAGAGCCCATGAAAATGGCTTGcag GAGAACTACTATTGGTTAGAAAGGATTATTCGAAGTTACCAATCAAGAGTCTATTCTGGTGATTTAGGCTCTTCTTTCCAG ATTCAAGACGAAGCACGGTTGAGAGTAAGAACATCTCTAACACCGTTAACATCAAAGTTTGCATTGCAAAGAATTCTTCCATTTCCTTGCAGAAAGAAGTACACAGTGGTCATTTTGGTTCCTCAAACTAGACGTTTCCAATTGCTAAGCTcatttttttgggaaagttaTCCATCTACGAAG TATGCAGTAGGCATAGCTGGTCTGACCATTCTGACTCTCGCTTTGTGGAGATATTCGCGAAGTAAGCATTAA
- the LOC110803455 gene encoding GTP-binding protein YPTM2, protein MNQEYDYLFKLLLIGDSGVGKSCLLLRFADDSYVESYISTIGVDFKIRTVEQDGKTIKLQIWDTAGQERFRTITSSYYRGAHGIIIVYDVTDQQSFDNVKQWLNEIDRYASDNVVKILVGNKSDLTSNKVVSSETAKAFADEIGIPFLETSAKNSTNVEEAFMTMAAEIKKRVASQPASNATRPTTVPIRGQPVGQKSNCCS, encoded by the exons ATGAATCAAGAATA TGATTACCTCTTTAAGCTTTTGCTTATTGGAGATTCTGGCGTTGGAAAGTCATGCCTTCTGCTGAGATTCGCG GATGATTCATACGTGGAGAGCTACATTAGCACTATTGGTGTTGATTTT AAAATTCGTACAGTCGAGCAGGATGGGAAAACCATTAAGCTGCAAATT TGGGATACTGCAGGACAAGAACGCTTTCGGACCATTACAAGTAGTTACTACCGAGGTGCTCATGGAATTATA ATTGTATATGATGTAACAGATCAACAAAGCTTTGATAATGTCAAGCAGTGGCTGAACGAAATTGACCGGTACGCAAGTGACAATGTTGTCAAAATTTTGGTCGGAAACAAATCTGATTTGACTTCCAACAAGGTGGTGTCATCTGAAACTGCAAAG GCATTTGCTGATGAGATTGGTATCCCATTCTTGGAAACAAGTGCGAAGAATTCAACAAATGTAGAAGAAGCCTTCATGACAATGGCAGCAGAGATCAAGAAAAG AGTGGCAAGCCAGCCTGCATCAAATGCTACCAGACCCACAACAGTACCAATCCGTGGGCAACCCGTGGGCCAAAAGTCTAACTGTTGCTCGTAA